The DNA window NNNNNNNNNNNNNNNNNNNNNNNNNNNNNNNNNNNNNNNNNNNNNNNNNNNNNNNNNNNNNNNNNNNNNNNNNNNNNNNNNNNNNNNNNNNNNNNNNNNNNNNNNNNNNNNNNNNNNNNNNNNNNNNNNNNNNNNNNNNNNNNNNNNNNNNNNNNNNNNNNNNNNNNNNNNNNNNNNNNNNNNNNNNNNNNNNNNNNNNNNNNNNNNNNNNNNNNNNNNNNNNNNNNNNNNNNNNNNNNNNNNNNNNNNNNNNNNNNNNNNNNNNNNNNNNNNNNNNNNNNNNNNNNNNNNNNNNNNNNNNNNNNNNNNNNNNNNNNNNNNNNNNNNNNNNNNNNNNNNNNNNNNNNNNNNNNNNNNNNNNNNNNNNNNNNNNNNNNNNNNNNNNNNNNNNNNNNNNNNNNNNNNNNNNNNNNNNNNNNNNNNNNNNNNNNNNNNNNNNNNNNNNNNNNNNNNNNNNNNNNNNNNNNNNNNNNNNNNNNNNNNNNNNNNNNNNNNNNNNNNNNNNNNNNNNNNNNNNNNNNNNNNNNNNNNNNNNNNNNNNNNNNNNNNNNNNNNNNNNNNNNNNNNNNNNNNNNNNNNNNNNNNNNNNNNNNNNNNNNNNNNNNNNNNNNNNNNNNNNNNNNNNNNNNNNNNNNNNNNNNNNNNNNNNNNNNNNNNNNNNNNNNNNNNNNNNNNNNNNNNNNNNNNNNNNNNNNNNNNNNNNNNNNNNNNNNNNNNNNNNNNNNNNNNNNNNNNNNNNNNNNNNNNNNNNNNNNNNNNNNNNNNNNNNNNNNNNNNNNNNNNNNNNNNNNNNNNNNNNNNNNNNNNNNNNNNNNNNNNNNNNNNNNNNNNNNNNNNNNNNNNNNNNNNNNNNNNNNNNNNNNNNNNNNNNNNNNNNNNNNNNNNNNNNNNNNNNNNNNNNNNNNNNNNNNNNNNNNNNNNNNNNNNNNNNNNNNNNNNNNNNNNNNNNNNNNNNNNNNNNNNNNNNNNNNNNNNNNNNNNNNNNNNNNNNNNNNNNNNNNNNNNNNNNNNNNNNNNNNNNNNNNNNNNNNNNNNNNNNNNNNNNNNNNNNNNNNNNNNNNNNNNNNNNNNNNNNNNNNNNNNNNNNNNNNNNNNNNNNNNNNNNNNNNNNNNNNNNNNNNNNNNNNNNNNNNNNNNNNNNNNNNNNNNNNNNNNNNNNNNNNNNNNNNNNNNNNNNNNNNNNNNNNNNNNNNNNNNNNNNNNNNNNNNNNNNNNNNNNNNNNNNNNNNNNNNNNNNNNNNNNNNNNNNNNNNNNNNNNNNNNNNNNNNNNNNNNNNNNNNNNNNNNNNCCTCCCAAATGAGTAAAATTTAtcaattttctgcatttttgacTTTWccaatgaaaataaataaataatacttattgtttttttgctgattatatttaaataaaaacaaagtaaaatgcaattaaaaaaatattcaaatttggTTAATTCAGCTCAGTGAGATTCAAAACTGCACACagtcttttttattatgtatagtttgctcttatttatttagtaaatattaCTTAACCCTGATCACACTTTTTTCAGtgtgtacagcactttgtagacattaaattattttaaagtgcttttataaataaaagtggTATGCTGTGGTATGGTAATCTAAtggtaaatatttgtttaatgaCCTTCACATTGTCAtgaattcaattatttttatttaattgtttatttcttcgAATTCCTCTACATTGTGTCTTGTCATCACGGAGATGTTTGAAATTAATTCAGTGCTACTCACCCCATttataaatatgtgaaatgatGTTATGTTTCTTAGGAAAAGAACACTGGATGTTTATAGAGATATATTTAACTGGTTTTGCAGTTGCTTTGTCTTCTACAGAAATATCAGAAACCGTTTTAATTTGTGgtatatttaaaaccaaattagcATGATGACAACATAACAGGTTTGGAGAGTCTACTGATGAATAAATGACACATTTGCTTGccataaaaatggaaaagatttCACACATTCGGGTGGAAGGAGGATGATGGGATGTGTGTTTTACTTGATTTGATCAACGCTTCACGAACAGAAAAACTCCGAGGACACTAAAAGCAGAAGGCAGcaataaaaatctgcataaacagttttaaatgcaGATAAATTATAGCAGTACGTAACCTCGTAAATACACCGCTTACGTTTGCAACAGCGCCTCTGATTGGCTTTGTCAACCTCCTCGGCTGATCTGCAGCTCAAAGGTCGTGGAATGCCAGATGTCTCACTCTGCAGCGGCCTTTTGGACCGAACTGCTCATTAatcatcttcagttttttttaccgGCCGGTCTTGTGGGCGCTAGATGAAATGGTTCATACCATAACACTTTGTTTataaagtgattttaaaacaacaattctGATCAAagtgctaaataataaaacgaAACACATGAAATTTCCAGTGAAATGTCAAGTGGCAAATATTTTTGGCTAATTCCAGaaagaaataattacataaatcaATATTGGTTCAATATTTCTTTTAGACAAACGATGCTTTATCTTTGACAACCCCGtaaaaaaatgggattttaatATTCTCTTTGCATTAAAATCCCCAAGAGTGAAACATCTACATTAATCCTAATTAGGGTTCAGtcaacattcagatttttggaaATCTCAGTGTCTTCAGTACTATCTATTAAGGACATATGCTCAGAATTGCTATCTTTACATATCACATCTGAATTAGTGATTAAATATCAGACATCCTTCAGTTTATGTGGATACAGTTTGCacgttttagtaaaaaaaaaaaaaaagcctcaggGAGTAagtactctttttttaaatagacgTTCCTTGTTAGCTCACCACCACAAACATTTGCGCATGCTCAACGTGATCGTTATGTGCAGCCGCCTGGGGAGGCTGCTGCTCACAATGCTCTGAAGCAGAAACTCGACGCTCACGCGGACGATTTAAAGCATAAACCCACTGTAAATGGGTTTATCACTATACCAGACGTTTCTTTCACGAATTCCGTTCACATCTCCAGTCTGTTTTGAATGGATAATATCGTCCACGTCTCACCGAGAAGCCTTACGACGCCCCGTCAGCAGCGGTAGCCATAGCTTGATCGCTGACGCTGGAGGTTAGTGGACTCCATTTCAGCTGACAAATAGCTGTAGCAACGGTCTGCTAATGCTAAGCTAAGGAGGTGCACGTCAATCTGGGGTGCACTTTTCGGCACAACACCCCTGGCAGCCATGATAAACGGCACAACATATGTATAAGTTAGCatattaaaaatggttttatatcATTTTCCTCATATTTAAATTGTAATCTACGATATTTTTGACGGTTATTTTACTAGTTCGCGACAGCAAATGGTTTTAAAGCGCTTCCCATGATGAACCGGTGTGTTTTTTACGGCACAAAACCGGCTAGTTTAGTGAATTCTGGCGTGATTCTGTATCATCCTTCTTTGTTTGCTGacaggttttactttttaaatcgCGCTGAAAAGTATGTAGGAACGTCAGTGGAAAATTCCCAAAATGTTGCAGAGACTTTCCACGGAGCGTCATGtcaaaagtttcactttttatagCAAATAAACAAAGCTCTGGAAATTTGCACTTCtattgtttgtatttactttttttttttttttacattgaataCATACTATAAGATGCATGTGTCAGATGGGTATTTAATAATGAGATAGACATCTGTTATGTAATGATAAGTAAACCTTTAatcgttttgtttttagtcatgCGTTTGTCAAACTTATTTTTGGAATTAGTTGTATTACCAAACTGTCAAAGTGATGGATTGGAGATTACTACTGTTTTCTTGTGGAGCTGAATTCTCAGATGATGCATAAACTGTAACCTGACCCCTGCATGCTCTCTGTCTCCATGTGAACCTCGACAGAACAGCGTGATCTGACTCTGCAATGGCAGTCTTTAGTCACCAGGTGCTCCTGGCAGTCACCAGATCAAGGTAAACAGACTACTAAGACTTCCCTTTGTAAACTGTGACCGACGCAGTGGAGAGATTGGGGTCTATAACTCATCACCAGGGTAAACGGTGACAAACAACTGGGAGTAGTCTGTATGGAGTCAACACAGCGAAGTGTGGGTTCTGCAGAAAAGCATTCACTTTCATGCAGAAGAGATTCtcatttgtaatatttaaaaagcgAGTGCAGTTTTTGGTTAATCTTTATCCAGTTCTTAAGCCTTGaggtttatattttaatgtcagataTGGTCTGAAAAAGTATATCCATAATAAAATCTAAAGTCTTAAAACTTTAACTTACCAAGTCGTCATTGTTGTTTGATCAGATATATTTTCTCAGAAAGCATGAATGTGTCTCTTTTGAAAGTATCTGACTGTTCAGGTTGGAATTATAATTAAACGTAGAGGCATAGTTGAGGTGAACAAAGGCATTTTTTCACTGTTGAAACCATAAGTCACTTCCGAGACAGAATAAGTGTTTCCTAGAAAGAGGTGAAGAGGAGCGGCTCAACATGTGGAGAGATGATTcaccaaaactttttaaaatttttaatatttatttataggcACTGGAACCTGCTCTGCTTAGCTGTTTCCTctaaaaacaagatttctttACCTAGAAAGATGGCTTCAGTTGTCAGTTCTTATGTTTGTCTAAATCTGCTTCATgtcctgctgcttctgctgcccGAGTTTGTCTAGTCCTGACTGCCAGATGGTTTTTCTGTTGTGCACCAAGACGAGTGGCTCATTTGTCCTTCTTGGCAAATCATTAATGCTGCAGAGAAAGTCGAGGAACATCGAGGCTCAGAGATACTCGACGTTCAGACAGAAAGTTAATGATTAGCCCAGACCAAGTTTCTGAGTTCACACAAAATtaagagacatttttaaataaatacatggtTTTATGTTTCACTGCATCAAGCTGTAATAAGGCATTATATTATAATTATATGTTATCATCTATAATAATCGATAATTTCCTTTTACATGATTgtgtttctctctttatttgCTGGAACAAACAATGAGAATTATTACTTTATGCATGCatgtatgaaaaatatattttataagaaaGCAGGTTTCCAcaaggtttttcttcttcctgctccatTTTCACTCATGTAGAGTAAAAGTTATAAGATAATGTTTGTACATGGACAGAGTTggatagtaactagttacatttactcaattttacttgagtaacttttttggggaaacaaaactacttttaggagtatttttactctgctgtgctttttatttttacttgagtaattttattctGAAGTATTTATACTCTTTAGTAAAATTGCTGATGATGtactgtttaaataataaatgattgatcatttgatcagttactcggTACTTTTTACTATAAATTCTttgatggctactttttactttagtaaaaatgtgctgaagtagttctactcttacttgagtacaagtATCGGGTACATTGTTGATGAAATTTGCTCAATTGAATAAGCTTATAGATTGACCTTTAGATAATTGATCATTGACTCATGTTCTTTCCTCCTCAGAGGGTCGTATTTGTTGTCCAAGAGGCACAGctgctcctctctgtcctccagAGCGTACCTGCGCGTAGACGTCCCCCGCCACGCCTTGTCTTCGTTTCCTCCCAGACACTCCCACTATGGCCACCATCACTGCGCCCGCGCCCACTCCCTCAGCCGCGGCGACGGCTCCGTCCTGCTCGCCCGTGCCCTGCACAGCTCCGCCGTTTGGCTCCAGGATGTGAAGCAAGACGACACCAAAGCATCTCCAGCAGCTACTCAGGACGGGGAGAAAAaggactctgctgctgctgccatggTAACGGACTCTCAGCCGCCGTCGGCTCCAACGCCCGCTGCTGCGGCAGCTGTTCCTCCAGCCCAGGAGAGGGCGATGGTGAAAAAGTCTCTGTATCAGAGGATTGTTGACGAGTTGAAGCATTACTACAACGGCTTCAGGCTACTGGGAATCGACACGAAGATTGCTGGGCGGACGGTGTGGAGTCTGCTGCACGGACAGGTGCTGACGCGCAGGGAGAGGCGGAGGGTGAGTTGATACATCCACTTTACTATCGATCATTGATCTGATTTCAATCTCTGCATATCAGCTGATCAGCTTCATTTACTCAAACCAACATCTTCAATAAAATCACTAGTTTCtccccaaaaacaaacattttcaaaagaaaatcttaaaaatacatttctttttctgtatttttaaaatctgcaaatgtcCATCTGTCGTTTCTAACATAATTTAGGAGAATTTTAAAGACTTATTGTGATTGTTTTAGGCATTTTTGGTAGCGGTTTGAATAGATTTCCACTTTAATTTTAGAGAGCAGCCTTTAATTTGATCTGGGCGATTCAGAtcagaaataaagattttaaaataatcttttctaaaatagaaacaacaaaagacagaaaatgttcttaaaaagcaactttatttcagtcttttcagaaatgtgttcatttcTTGCTGCACTTGCAAAATTAATAATCTGATTAAGATAAATTTGGTCGGCTagaattaaaatgatcttttcCCAAAATTGTAACACTTCAAGTAACGATTATTTTggtaattgattaatctatcaaatattctgattattaatttgatttaaaaaaattggcacattttacagatttttcatttaatcacttaagccttttttatcTAATACTAGGACTACATtgaagatgcaaataaacaaatcagtttcttttttaaaatggaaaaaaataaacatttgttacCTAAAATTCAATAGCATTGAACaagatgaatataaataaacGTTACAAATGCTCATATTAAATGCAGAAAGTGTTTATTTCCTTTACAGTTTGAATATACTgtttcagcaaattgcctttttttttagtctgtatactccagttaacaattaattgattgattagTTAATAATAATCAATTGATAATTTCAGCCTTACAAAATTGCCCGTCAGAAAATATTAAGAATGGAAATAATCGAGCTCATTTAAATTTCTGatgcatttattaattaattgctTTTTGCGACAGGGTTACTTGTATAATTTGCAAAATGatgctaaaatgtaaatatatatatatatatataagttcaGATGCAAAAatctgtagtaaaaaaaaaacaaaaaacagatcgACTCTTGATAGCGTCTCTTTATCGTTCAGATTTTCATCGCAGTAAAAAGGTTTTCCCACAGAGAACTTgttaagcctggtggttggatGCCAGGGCAGTCTTTCATCCAGCAgctcgtgtttttgagttaaaaaatgtttgaagtcgacaggaaattttaaaatatcgcttgataattatgtgttattaaaagattggaagattaatacctgaacaccaagtataaagccttaaaaaatgcaaacataaaaaaaaatgtaaataaaaataagcaatgctaagcctggtggaggcacaaataaagcctggtggcctgccaggcttacAATACACTGGGGTAAACCCTGGTAAatctaaatttgatttattttgtaagagGGAAGCCCCGTGTTGTGGGTCGTGCATGCAGACACGCTGCTGAGCTGCCATCAGCAGAGCTGCGGGTCAGATGCGTCGCTTTGTGACGTCGTCgtcttgtttgtgtttgcagctgATGAGGACCTGCGCCGACCTTTTCCGCCTCGTTCCCTTCATGGTGTTCATCATCGTTCCTTTTATGGAgttcctgcttcctgtcttcCTCAAGCTGTTTCCAGAAATGCTGCCGTCAACGTTTGAGACGGAGTCTAAAAAGGTTCGTGTTTCTGTACGCCCTTTGACCTCGGCGACCTTTCCACGGCTTGTTGTGATTATGTAACTTATCAGTCGTCCAAGTTTGACGGAAAACATTTTAGACGTGTGGGTGAAATGTTCATCCTGACTGCAGGGGCTTTTATGCaagtttcatttaaagaaaaatacttagtatattttattttgttttccagctttttaaaaacatttaatgcagcTTATATTTACTAAACCTCTtcacctgcagcagaaaaagatTAAGCAATAGCAACActattaatatgttttatttttagttttaactgGAAAAGAGGCAGATCAGTTAAACAACAATGTTGTCGTTTTGAGGGGTTGAATACTCGCctgtcttttattaaaaaacatttatcaactCTGTTGGTCTTTAACATTAAATTCCAACAAAgtaactttttcagtttgttaaaatgtaataagatgtaaaatgttaaagcaTTTTGCAGGATGTTGGTTTATGAAACCAAATGTCTGGCTGTAGTGTGTGAAAGCATTTAGtttcactgaataaaacattaagttgcaacagttttttttcacactataaaaaaacaaaacaaaaaaagctttatttaaaGAATAACAACATTGTCATGTATGTAGCGCTGTACACAGTATCAGCTACactgttaaattaattaaaaataactcactggagtttgtttttttgtttttaatgtagtaaatgtttttgtttttgcaggaggagaagcagaaaaagGGTTTGGCTGCGAAGCTGGAGCTGGCCAAGTTCCTCCAGGAAACCATCGCTGAAATGGCCCGAAGGAACAAAGCTAAAGCCCAGATCGAGGAGGAGACCCAGAGATTCTCCAAATACGTTCAGAAGGTGAAACAcggcaacatttttaaacttttataataAACTATTACGTCATAAGAATTGGATCTACAGTATAGTTGATTTAGGATTCTAATGGATATATTCCTCCTAAAGTTTCATCCTGCCTTGTTAACAAGAGAAatgttgtgtctttttattgcTAAGCTCTAAAAGCACTCCATACCAACGCAATGCAAGATGATGAAGAGTTACAACATGTTTAGGATCTACCTGCTGGTTTCTAATCCCTACAGGAGAAGTTTATGGGTTCTGGAGGGCATCTTGTGGAAATATGGCAAGCCCAAAGCTCATACAATACAGAGCTTATGTCAAGCTGTTCgtgtatttattcaatatttattccACATGACATTTAATGCCACCAGCAGGATCAGTCCAGCTGAGGTAACATCAGGTTGCATAAACTTTATCATGTCGgccaagaatttaaaataaataaataaatgaaactcaACAAATaaagtagctttttttattattggaaaGGGATGTTATTCaatccaaaacttaaaaaggaTCTTGCTTTTTTGCtatgttaaaataaagcaaattcaaaacactttcattttaaaaaagttttataaattaaataaaagttgatttcgTTCCATCAAATTTGGATTCCTGGTTAAATTTAGCTCTACTTATAacagtttgactttaaaaagatgaatattttgCTGAAAGTATCATTTTCCATTGTGATAAAATTACATCtgtaatgattaaaaataaaaaattccgtaaaaaaaaatttgtagtGTTCTTGAACTCCAGTTGTGGGGCCACAAAATTGTCAATCCTAGGTCTACAAATGGCCCCCTTGccgcactttgaacacccctaaataaatgacataacttatttagtttgacatttttatatcTAAACTATATAACCTGATATTTTTACTCCTCTTCATGAACTGAAGaggtatttttgtgtgtttgtagctgaaatattaaatttccTGTCTTAGGTTCGGGGAACGGGCGAGCAGCCATCCACCAAGGAGATCGTCCGTTTCTCAAAGTTGTTTGAAGACGAGCTGACCCTGGAGCACCTGGAGCGCCCCCAGCTGGTGGCTCTGTGcaagctgctggagctgcagcccATCGGCACCAACAACCTGCTGCGCTTCCAGCTGATGATGAAACTGAGAGCCATCAAGTCGGACGACGAGGTGAGATGAAACACCTCAGGATTATTTAGTTTCCCTCAGAGCAGGACAGCAGGGTCAGGCTGGAAATCCTGGAAAATCCTTGAATTTCATTTAAGTGATTTCAGGGTTTGGAAAGTACTGATATTCAAGGTACACAGGTTTGGAATAAAGTGCAATccaacatttgattaaaagctgaaatttgGAAACCGTaatttgaaaccagatattttcatacatctTATAAAGATACcaactttttttctgactgtctgaagttaaatcagattaaacttttattgtttcaggTCAGATACagttaacaaaattatttatatttgctaaatgccagaaaacatggtgagattttatctttttggggattttctgTGTGACTTTCTTTGCATCTTGtgtttaatttgagcaggaagctcatttgaattttgaataTCTGGGATTCCTGATGTCTCCATGACTTATAGATCATCTTATGTTTCATATATTAaacaatttattattgttttgtgaaattggtgttttgttctcagaccaGTCAGTTTGTATAAGGTATGACattcaaaacattaaacttttataCTTTAGTTGACTTTGTACCTGAAGTCCAATGTAGAATATGATCACAATACATTAGTATCTGtcacaataataaattaattatgataaattaaaatgaatagaaTAATTCCCTTTCTGATTATCAATAATTTTTCAAATGGAAAGTTTGTTTACAGATTAATTGTATTTATGCATTtggtttgtgtgaaaatgtttaaacccTGGGAAAGGTTCTGCcatgtttaatgttttgcatattttagacAGTTCGACACTCTTTATGTgaagttgaatgaaaataaaaacagaattgaCAACTACAGGGATTTTGCAGCTATAGGGATTCAAACTGtttctaaacattttacaaacctTTCAAGACTGAAAATCAGTTAAAATTGTGTGAAAATCTTTTGTAATGAAGAAAAGATGACTCCGGTTTGATCTTGTTCTCAGATGATCTCGGCGGAGGGCGTGGCGGCCATGAGCGTGTCGGAGCTGCAGGCGGCGTGTCGCAGTCGTGGCATGCGTTCTCTGGGTCTGACCAGCGATCAGCTccgccagcagctgcagcaggtagCAGCGCTCGCATGTCGTAATCCGAGAAACGGTTCCGTGTTTCTGACGAATGTTTTCCGTCGCTCAGTGGCTCGACCTCCACCTGAAGGAGAACGTTCCTCcgtcgctgctgctgctctccagaGCCATGTACCTGACCGACCTCCAGCCAAAGCCGCCCGTCATCCCGCCGGTTCCCAAGCTAGAGGTGAGACCAAAACCACTGCACCGCCGCAGAGAGCGCTTTGCTTCCAGATTAGAGGGAGttcattctgattattaatcCAGATTAATTCCAGAGCTGTAACTAATCgccacacatttttacaagccAACTTTGCGTTACCGTAACTCTGCGATACTTTGCGGTTTCTGAAAGCGAAGACGTTGTACTTTTCAGCCAACATCCAGTTATTACGGTAATCTCATTCCTGCTGCTCCAGGAGGCGTGTTTTCCTTCGTTTTAATCTGATGAAACCCTCTTTTAATAGACGGTAAATCATAAATAACTGGTAGATactgaaagttccagttgttatggagacatggggaaacattttttactcacgggacatttaaagaactttatacaattaaaataggcaaaaatatccaggcggaGATTTGATATTTAAAGGGTTTTAATCTGATAGAAATCcgcattctgcagatttttagttaagcctttttttaaaatctaatattaaaaacgatgcaaataaacaaatttccgtttttacatataaaaaataaatattttacctgATATACAATAGCATTGCATTATTTTAGtgaacatttgatcatttgtagcaaaggaagaatctgcagcaaaaaaaaaatacttttaacatcaacataTGAAAAGTTCagcctgtttttgtttaacatcaATCCAGTGATCCACTTTTCAttactgaacagaaaaaaaattatttttacacaatttgaACCAAATGAAGCTCAAATTTTTGAGAATTTCTGGATgaaatttatttgcatttttgtttaatcttaaacacaacatttattttttctgtagaGTTTTGGTTCAATTACTGCTTTGAAAATGGTGTCCTTACttcaaatttcctttttttgtctgtatactccagttgaTTAATCAGTTTACTGAATTAGTCTGACTATTGCAGTAATTGATTCgtcgtgattaatcgtttcagtacTAATTGTATTGGAGTTTTGCAggtttcagaacattttatctTCTTTTCTGTTCGACATAAAAATAAGACATGACGTCGCTGATTGTTgaataatttccttttaaatttacTGTCAAGCTGCTAGAAAGAAAGatttaaatcttgtttgtggtgctaaaattcaaactttaaaacgacagaaatttctgagcgataaaaatgaaacagcaGTTTCTCTGAGATGTTTTGGcctcatcagatttttttatttttgttttgcagaaagcTGCGTCTTCTCCTGCAGAAAACCCAGCAACAAACCCGGCCGCTACCGAGTCGGAGCGACTGGCAGACCCAGCCGTCGTCATCAAAGACAGACCGGTCAGCAGCTCttaaaaattctaaaattataatttaatctgAGACGGTTGAGTTTAGGCCACAAGCAGGATTTTGAATTTCTAGCTGGGGTCGGTTTGATTAAAACGCTTGATTAAATCTTTCTGTTTTGAGCCGAATTTATTTCCAGATTCctcaaaataattcaacatttagCCAAAAATGGGCCATTTAACTTTAATGAAGGAACAAATTATTAGataaatctcattttaatttgtaagccagaaaaagaaaactctaaGCTTATAAATTTGATTTGAGTCTGATATATTTTAAACGCCTTAATGACTATTTAACCGTCTTTCACACAGCAAGTTTTAACTTGTTGCCATGACaagtattaataaaaagttttccccaatttttttctaaaacttcttttaagtttctgtaagttaaattaaatcttcaaaactGTTACAATATGACATTTTAGTGTCTGTTTCCTTCACTGGTAACTAAAAGGAAATTTGTTTAACCTGTTTtgtgatgatttatttatgatgTGATTTTCACAAAGTCGGCCTCAGATTTATGTTCATGgaacataaaaacaccaaacacagatttaaaactccattaaataaaaaataaaaatgtacagacCTGCATAAGAAGAAGAATTTGATAGAAATAATTTGACCTTGTTGACGTCGtctttacattttgctgcagGTGGAGGAGCTGCGGGACAAAGCCCCCGTGGTTCTGGACAAAACGTTAACTCCTGCTGAGGTTCTTCAGGTCAGACCAGTGTTgcatatctttattttaaagggaGCAATTATGCAAAACTCgcatgttttttcatgtttttatatttacatttgggtttcagctgcttctaaaaacacacagctggtttttggcaacaagttgatgtttttttttttttttttttggtgtctggaaaattaacCATTTCAAAAACGTCTAGAATGCAActacaaatcagcaggcactgcactgttacctagcaaccccagcaaatctcagcccgttacctagcacctaaagctgagctccagcatgtttggtcagctggttttaacgCTGTATGTGCTGaagaagacaaatgttttgttgacttttcacTCAGAAACCACTTGTGGC is part of the Poecilia reticulata strain Guanapo linkage group LG9, Guppy_female_1.0+MT, whole genome shotgun sequence genome and encodes:
- the letm2 gene encoding LETM1 domain-containing protein LETM2, mitochondrial isoform X2 produces the protein MAVFSHQVLLAVTRSRGSYLLSKRHSCSSLSSRAYLRVDVPRHALSSFPPRHSHYGHHHCARAHSLSRGDGSVLLARALHSSAVWLQDVKQDDTKASPAATQDGEKKDSAAAAMVTDSQPPSAPTPAAAAAVPPAQERAMVKKSLYQRIVDELKHYYNGFRLLGIDTKIAGRTVWSLLHGQVLTRRERRRLMRTCADLFRLVPFMVFIIVPFMEFLLPVFLKLFPEMLPSTFETESKKEEKQKKGLAAKLELAKFLQETIAEMARRNKAKAQIEEETQRFSKYVQKVRGTGEQPSTKEIVRFSKLFEDELTLEHLERPQLVALCKLLELQPIGTNNLLRFQLMMKLRAIKSDDEMISAEGVAAMSVSELQAACRSRGMRSLGLTSDQLRQQLQQWLDLHLKENVPPSLLLLSRAMYLTDLQPKPPVIPPVPKLEVEELRDKAPVVLDKTLTPAEVLQAKAATEVSQKNKMSANGV
- the letm2 gene encoding LETM1 domain-containing protein LETM2, mitochondrial isoform X1, which codes for MAVFSHQVLLAVTRSRGSYLLSKRHSCSSLSSRAYLRVDVPRHALSSFPPRHSHYGHHHCARAHSLSRGDGSVLLARALHSSAVWLQDVKQDDTKASPAATQDGEKKDSAAAAMVTDSQPPSAPTPAAAAAVPPAQERAMVKKSLYQRIVDELKHYYNGFRLLGIDTKIAGRTVWSLLHGQVLTRRERRRLMRTCADLFRLVPFMVFIIVPFMEFLLPVFLKLFPEMLPSTFETESKKEEKQKKGLAAKLELAKFLQETIAEMARRNKAKAQIEEETQRFSKYVQKVRGTGEQPSTKEIVRFSKLFEDELTLEHLERPQLVALCKLLELQPIGTNNLLRFQLMMKLRAIKSDDEMISAEGVAAMSVSELQAACRSRGMRSLGLTSDQLRQQLQQWLDLHLKENVPPSLLLLSRAMYLTDLQPKPPVIPPVPKLEKAASSPAENPATNPAATESERLADPAVVIKDRPVEELRDKAPVVLDKTLTPAEVLQAKAATEVSQKNKMSANGV